In Naumovozyma castellii chromosome 1, complete genome, one DNA window encodes the following:
- the BOR1 gene encoding Bor1p (ancestral locus Anc_1.73) — MNDIDTSSTNQKYNTREDLLTEPNSSVYYQEFEKKRPKRRIPKPGIGIWLDLKDRLPIYIDDWRDSLDYRVIPAVLETYFNNLLPAIAFAQDMFDRTDNSYGVNEILLASAMAGIVFGVLGGQPLCIVGVTGPISIFNYTVYEIIKPLNTNYFGFMFWICIWSMIFHFLLAFGNAVCLLQYVTTFPCDIFGLFINIVYLEKGVQILVKQFNYHGHQDVAAGFADVVVAVLMTVFGTTFKQFNKTPFFNHTIRTFISDYATALSVLFWSGFTHFGGYLNNIHFEKLPITKSYFPTSDTFRDRSTWLAYAKIPTKHIFIALPFGIIMTILFYFDHNVSSLMAQKYQYKLKKPSSFHYDFALLGVTTGIAGVLGIPAPNGLIPQAPLHTESLLVLDENQEVVRCVEQRFTNTVQGLMMLGTMTRPLLVCLGEIPQAILSGLFFTMGINGLIDNVIIHRIMWLFMDKKRKDPENPLNGISKKSLFFFLCFSLAGFVAEFAITNTVAAIGFPLVLLLSVIVCFLFPKIFTREELDILDENVAKEFTIKNLLLKNICDPDNNNLTPQVSDELSDISSMQHTSDDITASMYDGELRDRPKEPETAHLGGTAP, encoded by the coding sequence ATGAATGACATTGATACATCTAGCacaaatcaaaaatataatactAGAGAAGATCTACTTACAGAACCCAACAGTTCTGTGTATTAccaagaatttgaaaagaagagaCCCAAACGACGTATCCCAAAGCCAGGTATTGGTATATGGCTGGACCTGAAGGATAGATTACCCATTTACATCGATGATTGGAGAGATTCTCTCGATTACAGAGTCATCCCCGCGGTGCTTGAAACctatttcaataatttattacCTGCTATTGCATTTGCTCAGGATATGTTTGATAGGACAGATAACTCCTATGGtgttaatgaaattttacTTGCAAGCGCTATGGCAGGTATTGTTTTTGGGGTATTGGGAGGGCAACCATTATGCATTGTGGGTGTCACAGGCCCCATTtcaattttcaattataCTGTTTATGAGATCATTAAACCACTAAACACCAATTATTTTGGATTTATGTTTTGGATTTGTATATGGTCCATGATTTTCCATTTCCTCCTAGCATTTGGAAATGCAGTATGCCTTTTACAATATGTCACCACATTCCCCTGTGATATATTTGGTTTGTTTATTAATATCGTATATTTGGAGAAAGGAGTTCAAATTTTGGTGAAGCAATTCAATTATCATGGTCACCAAGACGTTGCAGCCGGATTTGCAGATGTCGTTGTCGCTGTACTGATGACGGTATTTGGTACAACATTTAAACAGTTCAACAAGACACCATTCTTTAACCATACTATACGCACTTTCATCTCAGATTATGCAACCGCACTATCAGTTCTATTTTGGTCTGGATTCACTCATTTTGGAGGATACCTTAATAATATCCATTTTGAGAAACTACCCATTACCAAATCATACTTCCCCACATCTGATACTTTCAGAGATAGATCTACATGGCTAGCATATGCCAAGATTCCAACAAAACATATTTTCATTGCATTGCCGtttggaataataatgacaatTCTTTTCTATTTTGATCACAACGTGTCATCCTTAATGGCacaaaaatatcaatacaaattaaagaaaccTTCTTCCTTCCATTACGATTTTGCCCTATTGGGTGTTACGACAGGAATTGCAGGCGTCTTGGGGATTCCTGCTCCCAATGGATTAATCCCCCAGGCTCCCTTACATACCGAATCACTATTAGTATTAGATGAAAATCAAGAAGTTGTGAGATGTGTAGAACAGAGATTTACTAATACAGTTCAGGGGCTAATGATGTTAGGCACCATGACAAGACCTCTTTTAGTCTGTCTTGGTGAGATTCCTCAGGCAATATTAAGTGGCTTATTTTTCACCATGGGTATTAATGGATTAATTGACAATGTAATTATTCATAGAATCATGTGGCTTTTCATGGATAAGAAGAGGAAGGATCCAGAAAACCCGTTAAATGGTATATCCAAGAAATCgttatttttcttcctttgttTCAGTTTAGCAGGATTCGTGGCTGAATTTGCCATTACAAATACAGTTGCAGCTATTGGGTTTCCTTTGGTGTTACTTTTGAGTGTTATTGTATGCTTTCTATTTCCGAAGATATTTACAAGGGAGGAATTAGATATATTAGATGAGAATGTGGCCAAAGAATTTACCATTAAGAACttgttattgaagaatatatgTGATCCtgataacaataatttaaCACCACAGGTTTCTGATGAACTATCTGACATATCTTCCATGCAACACACTTCAGATGATATTACCGCTTCAATGTATGATGGTGAATTGAGAGACAGGCCGAAAGAACCAGAAACAGCACATTTAGGAGGGACAGCCCCAtaa